A genomic segment from Capra hircus breed San Clemente chromosome 7, ASM170441v1, whole genome shotgun sequence encodes:
- the LOC108636423 gene encoding LOW QUALITY PROTEIN: uncharacterized protein LOC108636423 (The sequence of the model RefSeq protein was modified relative to this genomic sequence to represent the inferred CDS: substituted 2 bases at 2 genomic stop codons), protein MKASEETEEKQDEKRPKPVFQESSSLYPNLIDLETELFPPRYADPHTPLLPQVPQVSSGEARRRAEPSAPPREGGPAQGTRGRARELASAAEEEGLEIPSSTVHTFPVQAGPAREGGEWTYQYWPFATSDLYNWKTQTPSFSEKPQGLIDLLESILFTHNPTWDDCQQLLQVLFTTEERERILSEAQKSVPGVDGRPTIQPHLIEEGFPLVRPNWDFKRAEGREHLRVYCQTLMAGLRAATRKPTNLAKVNSVRQEPNESPAAFLERIMEAFRQYIPMDPQADESRAAIMLAFVNQAAPNIRRKLQKKERLGEQSLQDLVRAAERVFNHRETPEEREDRIRREEREFRAEENHKNQKELAQIFFARIENKNRFQKGKKLDSKTEEKPARRKLEKNQCAFCKEIGHWKDKCPKKNLKEGPKNPKNETPSPDSHMLYAAEDSDXGAQGSTPLPESWVTINVEGKPVGFMVDMGAQYSVLNQRDGPMSKKSSWVQGATRTKRYGWTTKRHVNLGTHQVTHSFLVIPECPAPLLGRDLLSKVNAQIHFDHRQVSVLDGTRHPLQVLSLALKDKYRLYLLEAPATISPEVQPWVQRYPQAWAETAGMGLTKQRPPIIVELKASATPVRVWQYPMSQEARQGITPHIQRLIDAGVLRKCRSPWNTPLLPAKKLGGTDFRPVQDLREVNKRVSDIHPTVPNPYTLLSNLPPSYVWYTVLDLKDAFFSLPLALASQEIFAFEWQKDGGQTPVQLTWTRLPQGFKNSPTLFNKALDEDLREYWVEHPTIVLLQYVDDLMLAVTMEKECQEATGDLLQTLGTLGYRASAKKAQTAKQEVTYLGYKIKQGQRWLTQAMKETILQIPEPANTRQVREFLGTVGYCRLWILGFAEKARPLYEGTKENKDWKCTESMKTAFQELRRALLEAPALALPDPSKPFQLFIDERXGIGKGVLTQKWGPWKGPIAYLSKKLDPVAAGWPPCLRIIAATVLLVHDADKLTYGQRLLVYTPHAIERVLKQPPGKWISNARLTHYQALLLDTSQIHFQKPCTLNPATLLPNPEGDSPLHDCDEILARVMAIRKDLTDTPLDNSELIWFTDGSSYVKDGQRRARAAVVDDSGWTIWVEILSPDTSAQRAELIALIQALERAKGKRITIFTDSRYAFGTVHIQGPIYQERGFLTAEGKEIKNLPEIHRLLEAAQLPRAVSIVHVPGHQKGDSPTARGNRATDLAARKVANEDFIAPQHWEIDFTEVRPGKYGYRYSLVLVDTFSGWVEAFPTKGETAMVVARKILEEIVPRFGLPVTAGSDNGPAFVSQIVQNFARALRTKWKLHCEYSPQSSGKVERMSRTLKETLTKLAIETGRDWVTLLPFTLFRARNTPYQLNLTPFEILYGRPPPVCPIFEGKKLPPPILGQFQEALMALGKVHSRIWKLLREIHEGQNKGTIPSHNISPGDWVWVKRHHTKALEPKWKGPYVVLLTTPTALKVDGIGPWVHCNHVR, encoded by the exons ATGAAAGCTtctgaagaaacagaagaaaaacaggatGAAAAACGACCTAAGCCAGTGTTCCAGGAAtcttcttctctgtatcctaatctgattgACCTGGAAACCGAGTTGTTCCCACCCCGATACGCGGATCCACATacgcccttgcttccacaggttccacaagtttcatcgggagaagcccGGAGGAGGGCCGAGCCCTCGGCTCCTCCTAGGGAAGGGGGCCCTGCCCAGGGAACTCGGGGAAGAGCAAGGGAATTGGCCAGTGCAGCGGAAGAAGAAGGCCTGGAaattccctcctccactgttcacACGTTTCCAGTCCaggcggggccagccagagagggcgGGGAatggacatatcagtattggccttttgccactagtgatttgtacaactGGAAGACTCAAACTCCCTCTTTCTCTGAgaaaccgcagggtcttattgatcttttagaatctatcctctttactcacaatcccacttgggatgattgtcagcaactgttacaggtactttttactacagaAGAGCGTGAACGAATCCTGTCAGAAGCCCAGAAAAGTGTGCCAGGGGtagatgggaggcccacaatacagcctcaCCTCATTGaagaggggttccccttggtgcgacccaactgggacttcaaacgcgctgaaggtagggagcatCTCCGAGTGTACTGTCAGACTCTAATGGCTGGCCTTAGAGCAGCCAccagaaagccaactaatttggccaaggtaaattcagtgaggcaagagccaaatgagagcccggcagccttccttgaaaggataatggaagcttttagacagtatattcctatggacccacaggcagatgagtctcgAGCAGCAATTATGCTAGCATTTGTGAATCAGGCAGCCCCCAATATTAGGAGAAAGTTACAAAAGAAAGAGAGGTTGGGTGAACAGTccctgcaagatctagtgagggcagcagagagagttttcaatcatagagagaccccagaggagagagaggaccgcattagaagggaagaaagagaatttagagctgaagaaaaccataaGAACCAAAAAGAGCTGGCTCAGATATTTTTCGccagaattgaaaacaaaaataggttccaaaaagggaaaaagctaGACTCAAAGACTGAGGAAAAACCTGCAAGGCGCAAGCTTGAAAAAAACCAATGTGCATTTTGTAAGGAGATTGGACactggaaagataaatgccccaagaaaaacctaaaagaggggcccaaaaatcccaagaacgagactccctctcctGACAGTCACATGCTCTATGCGGCTGAGGATAGTGACTAGGGGGCTCAGGGCTCGACGCCCCTCcctgagtcctgggtaactataaatgtggaggggaaaccggttggcttcatggtggatatGGGAgctcaatactcagtcttaaaccaaagagatggacccatgtctaagaaaagtagctgggtgcagggagcaaccagGACTaagcgatatggatggactacaaaacggcatgtgaacttggggacCCACCAAGTGACCCATtcctttctggtgatacctgagtgtccagcgcccttgctgggaagagatttactgtctaaagtaaatgcccaaattcattttgaCCACAGGCAAGTGTCAGTTTTAGATGGAACcaggcatcctcttcaggtcttgtctctggcattaaaggaTAAATACAGACTGTACTTGCtagaggccccagcgacaataagtcCCGAAGTACAGCCATGGGTTcagagataccctcaggcctgggctgaaacagcaggaatgggactgaccaaacagaggccccctattattgtggaactgaaagccagtgccacACCGGTGAGAGTGtggcagtatcccatgagtcaagaggctcggcaaggaattactcctcacatacaacgcctcatagacgctggggtctTGAGaaagtgccggtccccatggaacactcccctgcttCCCGCAAAGAAGcttgggggaactgattttagaccagtTCAAGACCtgcgagaagtcaacaaacgggtgagtgatattcatcctacggttcctaacccttatacattgctaagcaacttgccacCAAGCTACGTTTggtatactgttttagatttaaaagatgcctttttcagtctgcctcttgcccttgcaagccaagagatcttcgcCTTTGAATGGCAGAAAGACGGTGGTCAGACTCCTGTGCAGCTGAcgtggactcgcttaccacagggtttcaaaaactcaccCACGTTGTTTAACAAGGCCTTGGatgaagacctccgtgagtattgggttgaacaccctaccattgttttattacaatatgttgatgaccttatgctggcagtGACTATGgaaaaagagtgccaagaggcaacaggtgaccttctccaaaccttggggactttaggttacagggccagtgccaaaaaggcccagactgccaagcaagaggttacatacctcggttataagataaaacagggccagaggtggctaacacaggctatgaaagaaaccatcctccagatccctgagccggccaacactagacaagtgagagaatttctgggaactgtgggatattgccgattatggatcttggggtttgcagaaaaggccaggcccctgtatgaagggaccaaagaaaacaaagactggaaATGCACTGAGTCAATGAAAACGGCCTTTCAGGAGCTCAGGCGTGCCTTGctggaagctcctgcccttgcccttcctgacccatctaagcctttccaattatttatagatgaaaggtgagggataggaaaaggggtactaacacagaagtGGGGACCTTGGAAGGGTCCtatagcttacctttccaagaaattggacccagtggcagccggatggccaccttgcctccgaaTCATCGCGGCCACCGTGCTCCTAGTccatgatgctgataaactgacttatggacagagactcttggtctacactcctcatgctatAGAAAGAGTTCTGAAACAACCCCCGGGGAAATGGATTTCCAATGCCCGCTTGACACATTACCAGGCCCTGCTACTTGACACCTCACAGATTCATTTTCAAAAGCCCTGCACTCTAAACCCGgctactcttttgcccaatccggagGGGGATAGCCCCCTCCACGATTGCGATGAGATACTGGCCAGGGTAATGGCAATACGGAAGGACTTAACAGATAcaccactggataacagtgagctaatatggtttacagatggaagcagttatgtaaaagatggacagagacgggcgaGGGCCGCAGTGGTAGATGATTCTGGATGGACGATATGGGTGGAGATTCTTTCCCCAGACACCTCAGCACAAagagcagagttaattgccctgattcaagcattagagagagctaaaggaaaaagaataactatttttactgacagtcgctatgcttttggcacggtacacatccagggcccgatatatcaggaacgggggtttttgacagctgaaggaaaagagattaaaaacttgCCAGAAATCCATCGACTTCTGGAGGCTGCGCAGttgcctcgggctgtgtcaatagtacatgtACCTGGACATCAAAAAGGGGACAGCCCCACAGCACGAGGAAATCGTGCCACAGATCTGGCGGCTCGAAAAGTGGCTAATGAAGATTTCATCGCTCCg cagcactgggaaatagatttcaccgaggtaaggccaggcaagtatggttaccggtactcgttagtgttggtagataccttctcagggtgggtagaagcttttcctactaAGGGAGAAACTGCAATGGTAGTGGCTAGAAAGATTTTAGaggaaatagttcccaggtttggcctgccggtGACTGctggctctgataatggacctgcttttgtgagccaAATAGTTCAGAACTTTGCCCGGGCTCTAAGGACCAAATGGAaattacattgtgaatacagcccacagagctcagggaaagTTGAAAGAATGAGTCGgaccctaaaagaaactttaactaaattggctatagagactggcagggactgggtgactctccttcccttcacCCTCTTTCGGGCacgtaatactccttatcagcttaatctgaccccatttgaaattctgtatgggcgacctccccctgtatgtccaatatttgaaggaaagaaacttcCACCTCCTATTTTGGGGCAATTCCAGGAGGCTTTGATGGCTTTGGGCAAAGTGCATTCTCGCATCTGGAAACTGCTCCGGGAAATACATGAGGGTCAAAACAAGGGGACTATCCCCTCACATAACATCAGCCCTGGAGATTGGgtgtgggtcaaaaggcaccacaccaaggcactagaacctaaatggaagggtccttatgttgttcttcttaccaccccaactgccctaaaggtcgacggtatcgggccttgggtgcattgcaaccacgtacgc